One Haemorhous mexicanus isolate bHaeMex1 chromosome 9, bHaeMex1.pri, whole genome shotgun sequence DNA segment encodes these proteins:
- the ZNF281 gene encoding zinc finger protein 281 — protein sequence MKLGSGFLGGGKRAAAMEPTFPPGMVMFNHRLPPVTSFARAAAPPAAAQHPPQCVLPPAAAAASSTAAGEPPAPPPPQDVTFKKEPAGAFPSAPSSQRSPWGFLQSLVSIKQEKPSEQEEEQQSQHHHHYGGLFGGAAEERPPGLGSGEGTGQSVIQDLSLLHHLHQHPHRDLLLTGRGEGAPGSAGEPKHDAQVKKAKRPKPETQGIKAKRKPSASSKPPLVGDGEGAVASPSQKPHVCEHCSAAFRSSYHLRRHVLIHTGERPFQCSQCSMGFIQKYLLQRHEKIHSREKPFGCDQCSMKFIQKYHMERHKRTHSGEKPYKCDTCQQYFSRTDRLLKHRRTCGEAIGKAGAGMEPGSSNSMGSLAALSQGNTSSSRRKSKTKNTSTENKGSKCSSKIAESQVTSNVAMPSYAVDIPIVSSSGGLVGTGVEELQKKVPKLVLKKASRKQGDKNYLNFVSPLPDILGQKPLSGKQSGSLGLVANTGVESIGLLQSTGGKPGQISSNYDDAMQFSKKRRYLQTASSNSAFSLNVGHMTSQQSVIQSPGVMDNEAPLSLIDSASLNNEIKSCHDKSGIPDEVLQSLLDQYSHKSEGQKEDPFSITEQRVDLHTSGEHSDMVQEENLSPNSQTVSNDKASMLQEYSKYLQQAFERTTNSTGFAFGPSFQFVSLSSTLHNHTLFPDKQIYTTSPLECGFSQSVTSVLPTALPKPPFGMLLGSQPGFYLSALEASHQQLTPSQELDDLIDPQKNLETSSNYQSTSQKLTGQKEQKNLESSTSFQIPSQELTSQIDPQKDIEPRATYQIENFAQAFGSQFKSGSRVPMTFITNSNGEVDHRVRTSVSDFSGYTNMMSDVSEPCSTRVKTPTSQSYR from the coding sequence ATGAAACTCGGCAGCGGCTTCCTCGGCGGCGGCAAGAGGGCGGCGGCCATGGAGCCAACGTTCCCCCCCGGCATGGTGATGTTCAACCACCGCCTGCCCCCGGTCACCAGCTTCGCCCGGGCGGCCGCGCCCCCCGCGGCGGCCCAGCACCCCCCGCAGTGCGTGTTACctccggccgccgccgccgcttccTCCACGGCGGCGGGCGAGCCCCCGGCGCCTCCGCCCCCGCAGGACGTGACTTTCAAGAAGGAGCCGGCGGGCGCTTTCCCCTCCGCGCCCTCCTCGCAGAGGAGCCCCTGGGGCTTCCTGCAGTCCCTGGTGAGCATCAAGCAAGAGAAGCCCAgcgagcaggaggaggagcagcagtcGCAGCACCATCACCACTACGGGGGGCTTTTCGGGGGAGCGGCGGAGGAGAGACCCCCCGGCCTGGGCAGCGGCGAAGGAACCGGCCAGAGCGTGATCCAGGACCTCAGCCTTCTTCACCACCTGCACCAGCATCCCCACCGAGACCTGCTGCTGACTGGCAGAGGCGAGGGCGCTCCAGGGAGCGCGGGTGAGCCAAAGCACGACGCCCAGGTCAAGAAGGCAAAGAGGCCAAAGCCAGAAACTCAGGGAATCAAAGCCAAGCGGAAGCCGAGCGCTTCATCCAAACCCCCCCTGGTGGGAGATGGGGAAGGTGCCGTCGCGTCCCCCAGCCAGAAACCTCACGTCTGCGaacactgcagtgctgccttcAGGAGCTCCTATCACTTGCGCAGGCACGTGCTCATCCACACCGGGGAGAGGCCTTTCCAGTGCAGCCAGTGCAGCATGGGCTTCATCCAGAAGTACTTGCTGCAGAGACATGAGAAGATCCACAGTAGGGAGAAGCCTTTTGGGTGTGACCAGTGTAGTATGAAGTTCATCCAGAAGTACCACATGGAAAGACACAAGAGGACGCATAGTGGAGAAAAGCCATACAAATGTGACACTTGTCAGCAGTATTTTTCAAGGACTGATAGACTGTTAAAGCACAGAAGAACATGTGGTGAAGCCATAGGTAAagcaggggctggaatggaGCCCGGATCATCAAATAGCATGGGTAGCTTGGCTGCATTGTCTCAGGGAAATACAAGTTCCTCAaggagaaaaagtaaaacaaaaaatacatccACTGAAAATAAAGGAAGCAAGTGTAGCAGCAAAATCGCTGAATCTCAAGTTACAAGTAATGTTGCCATGCCAAGTTATGCAGTTGATATTCCTATTGTGTCTTCCAGTGGTGGTCTAGTTGGCACAGGTGTAGAAGAACTTCAGAAAAAGGTGCCAAAATTGGTCTTGAAAAAAGCGAGCAGAAAACAAGGAGACAAAAATTACCTTAATTTTGTATCACCACTGCCAGATATTTTGGGGCAAAAACCACTGTCTGGGAAACAGAGTGGCTCTCTAGGCCTAGTAGCCAATACCGGTGTAGAATCTATTGGCCTTCTCCAAAGTACAGGTGGTAAACCGGGTCAAATAAGTAGCAATTATGATGATGCCATgcagttttcaaagaaaagaagataCTTACAAACTGCAAGCAGTAACAGTGCCTTTTCACTTAATGTCGGACACATGACTTCCCAGCAGTCCGTCATCCAGTCTCCAGGTGTTATGGATAACGAAGCTCCTTTATCTCTTATCGATTCAGCAtctttaaataatgaaataaagtCTTGCCACGACAAGTCTGGTATTCCTGATGAAGTCTTACAGAGCCTTTTGGACCAGTACTCTCACAAATCGGAAGGCCAGAAAGAAGATCCTTTCAGTATAACTGAACAGCGTGTGGACTTGCACACCTCAGGAGAACATTCAGACATGGTTCAGGAAGAAAACTTGAGCCCTAACTCTCAAACAGTTTCAAATGATAAGGCAAGCATGTTGCAAGAATACTCAAAATACCTCCAACAAGCCTTTGAAAGAACAACCAACagcactggttttgcttttggaCCCAGTTTCCAGTTTGTTAGCTTGTCTTCAACTCTCCATAACCACACTCTGTTTCCAGACAAACAGATATACACTACATCTCCACTTGAGTGTGGCTTCAGCCAATCCGTTACCTCAGTATTGCCAACTGCGTTGCCAAAACCTCCATTTGGGATGTTGCTTGGCTCTCAGCCAGGCTTTTATTTGTCTGCTTTGGAGGCTTCGCATCAACAGTTGACTCCTTCTCAAGAGCTGGATGATCTCATCGATCCGCAGAAAAACTTAGAGACTTCATCGAACTACCAGTCAACATCTCAGAAACTGACTGGtcagaaggaacagaaaaacttAGAATCCTCAACGAGCTTTCAGATCCCGTCTCAGGAGTTAACCAGCCAGATAGATCCTCAGAAGGACATAGAGCCTAGAGCAACCTACCAGATCGAGAACTTTGCACAAGCGTTTGGTTCTCAGTTCAAGTCGGGCAGCAGGGTGCCAATGACTTTTATCACTAACTCTAATGGAGAAGTGGACCATAGAGTAAGGACTTCAGTGTCAGATTTCTCAGGGTATACAAATATGATGTCTGATGTAAGTGAGCCATGTAGTACACGAGTAAAAACCCCAACCAGCCAGAGTTACAGGTAA